The following are encoded in a window of Chryseobacterium sp. genomic DNA:
- a CDS encoding DUF3575 domain-containing protein — translation MKKLYSALLVCTVVLAAAQDSRTLYIKGNALLLPVGVVNVGAEYQLSGKFTVQADALVSPWKSFSGHQAQLYMAGLEGRYYFKGAFSKWYVGANISGIRFIAQKWNHWGEGPYQLTPSSPVYNKAELYQDGYGILLGATIGYQLQLSDNWNIDLFAGGGNAQSVYKGYHESLGVRYDEITGWNRSGEWLPYRAGVMLSYKIK, via the coding sequence ACTCCTTGTGTGTACTGTGGTGCTGGCTGCGGCACAGGATTCCAGAACGCTTTACATTAAAGGAAATGCACTCTTGCTGCCTGTAGGCGTAGTGAATGTGGGCGCAGAATACCAGCTCAGCGGGAAGTTTACAGTACAGGCCGATGCCCTGGTCTCACCCTGGAAATCTTTTTCGGGTCATCAGGCACAACTTTACATGGCAGGACTGGAGGGCCGGTATTACTTCAAAGGCGCTTTCAGCAAGTGGTATGTAGGTGCCAACATCAGCGGAATACGTTTTATTGCTCAAAAATGGAACCATTGGGGCGAAGGACCTTATCAGCTTACACCGAGTTCACCTGTCTACAACAAGGCAGAACTTTACCAGGATGGATATGGAATACTTTTGGGAGCCACAATTGGATATCAGCTGCAACTGTCTGACAACTGGAATATTGATCTTTTTGCGGGAGGTGGGAATGCGCAGTCAGTCTACAAAGGCTATCACGAAAGCCTGGGGGTCAGATATGATGAAATTACAGGCTGGAACCGCAGCGGCGAATGGCTGCCCTACCGCGCCGGCGTAATGCTCTCTTATAAAATAAAATAA
- a CDS encoding exo-beta-N-acetylmuramidase NamZ domain-containing protein codes for MILAAKIRDLVLICLIFLAINPLSAQKTDCFLAAADRHELYLPLLKNKNVGIVTNQTGLLKDRTHLVDFLVKNDIKIKSIFAPEHGFRGTADAGEHVKSGVDTRTGIRIVSLYGNNKKPTPDQMKGLDVILFDIQDVGVRFYTYISTLTYVMEAGAENNVEVIVLDRPNPHDGYTDGPVLKEKFTSFVGMHKVPVVYGLTMGEYGNMVNGEKWLKNGVKAKYTVIPMLGYHKTQRYGMLEKPSPNLPNEKAVNLYPSLCFFEGTQVSVGRGTALPFQIYGSPWTRSLPYQFTPRPTEGAKDPFLNGKLCYGENLSDNSEILRRINLEWLLKAYKEYKSPQQDFFLKNLFFDKLAGTDELRRQIIAGKSEEEIRASWKEGLAEFEKIRTRYLLYPN; via the coding sequence ATAATTTTAGCTGCCAAAATTAGAGATTTAGTTCTTATTTGCCTAATATTTTTAGCAATAAACCCCTTAAGTGCCCAAAAGACAGACTGTTTTCTGGCTGCTGCCGACAGGCATGAGCTCTATCTTCCTCTTCTTAAAAATAAAAATGTAGGAATAGTAACCAACCAGACAGGCCTGCTGAAAGACCGCACACACCTTGTGGATTTCCTGGTAAAGAATGACATTAAAATCAAGTCCATCTTTGCGCCGGAACACGGCTTTCGCGGAACTGCAGATGCTGGTGAACATGTAAAGAGCGGAGTAGATACCAGAACAGGTATCCGCATCGTTTCCCTCTACGGTAACAATAAAAAACCCACACCCGACCAGATGAAAGGTCTGGACGTTATCCTTTTCGACATCCAGGATGTCGGTGTGCGCTTTTATACGTATATCTCCACACTGACCTATGTAATGGAAGCAGGTGCTGAAAACAATGTGGAAGTGATCGTGCTGGACAGGCCCAACCCGCACGACGGTTATACCGATGGCCCTGTGCTGAAGGAAAAGTTCACGAGTTTTGTAGGTATGCATAAGGTTCCGGTGGTATATGGACTTACTATGGGTGAATACGGAAATATGGTGAATGGTGAAAAATGGCTGAAAAACGGAGTTAAGGCAAAATATACCGTTATTCCGATGCTGGGGTATCATAAGACCCAGCGTTACGGTATGCTGGAAAAACCTTCGCCCAACCTTCCAAATGAAAAAGCGGTCAACCTCTATCCAAGTCTCTGCTTTTTTGAAGGTACACAGGTTTCTGTGGGTCGCGGTACAGCATTGCCGTTTCAGATCTATGGCTCGCCCTGGACCAGAAGTTTACCTTATCAGTTCACACCCCGGCCAACCGAAGGTGCCAAAGACCCTTTCCTGAACGGAAAACTTTGCTACGGTGAGAACTTATCTGATAACAGTGAAATTTTGCGCAGGATTAATCTGGAGTGGTTGCTGAAGGCTTACAAAGAGTATAAGAGCCCACAGCAGGATTTCTTCCTGAAGAATCTCTTTTTTGATAAACTTGCCGGTACAGACGAACTGCGCAGGCAGATCATTGCAGGAAAATCTGAAGAAGAGATCAGGGCCAGCTGGAAGGAGGGCCTGGCTGAATTTGAGAAAATCAGGACCCGATACCTTCTATACCCCAATTAA
- a CDS encoding ABC transporter permease produces the protein MKFPLYFSKKIAFSKDNKNNLSRIIIFIGRLSVALGIIVSLLTVSVGFGSKEAIKLRMADFSGHINIKSKRSNSSYDSSVLDKNGLDLKKIRANPDVATAQNYVSASGILRNEHNFAGVVMKGIGKDFDHDRFRKFIISGTTPKVTEDGYNNGVVISEKIASDLHLGVKDSIVAIFSKQNQQPIYRNFEVVGIYKTDIKMIDDQFILGDINHARKILDMKKDDVGGIDIFLKNVDDIENAAPEIERSVGLKNYTEKATEKYPQIVDWINIFDNNIAVIIVIMLIVVIINIVMVLLILIIERTNSIGLLKTLGASNAQIRMLFIYYTLLIMVPGLVFGNLIGLVLLGLQEVFGIIELNPENYYISTVPVDLNPLIPLVISAGILLVSAFAMIFPSYLISKISPAKSIKYT, from the coding sequence TTGAAGTTTCCGTTATATTTTTCCAAAAAAATAGCTTTTTCCAAAGATAACAAAAATAATCTCTCACGGATTATCATCTTTATCGGCAGGCTTTCTGTAGCTCTCGGCATCATTGTCTCCCTGCTCACAGTTTCTGTAGGATTCGGCTCCAAGGAAGCCATCAAACTGCGGATGGCCGATTTCAGCGGACATATTAACATAAAATCCAAGCGCTCCAATTCTTCTTACGATTCCTCGGTTCTGGACAAAAACGGTCTCGACCTCAAGAAAATAAGGGCCAATCCCGATGTAGCTACAGCGCAGAACTATGTAAGCGCAAGCGGCATTCTTCGGAATGAGCACAACTTTGCCGGCGTGGTAATGAAGGGCATTGGAAAAGATTTTGATCACGACCGCTTCAGGAAATTCATCATTAGCGGTACAACGCCAAAGGTCACCGAAGATGGCTATAATAACGGTGTGGTAATTTCTGAGAAGATTGCCAGTGACCTGCATTTAGGTGTGAAAGACAGCATAGTTGCTATATTTTCAAAACAGAACCAACAGCCCATTTACAGGAATTTTGAGGTGGTGGGCATTTACAAGACCGACATCAAGATGATTGACGACCAGTTTATCCTGGGCGACATCAACCATGCGCGCAAAATCCTGGATATGAAAAAGGATGACGTGGGCGGCATTGATATTTTCCTGAAAAATGTTGATGACATTGAAAACGCAGCGCCCGAAATTGAACGCAGTGTAGGCCTGAAGAACTATACCGAAAAAGCTACTGAAAAATACCCGCAAATCGTAGACTGGATCAATATCTTCGACAATAATATCGCGGTAATCATCGTCATCATGCTCATTGTAGTGATCATTAACATCGTAATGGTGCTGCTGATCCTGATTATTGAAAGGACGAATTCCATAGGTTTGCTTAAGACTTTGGGTGCCAGCAACGCTCAGATCCGGATGCTATTCATTTATTACACCTTGCTGATCATGGTACCGGGACTGGTGTTTGGCAATCTGATCGGTCTGGTCCTGCTTGGGCTACAGGAGGTTTTCGGAATTATTGAGCTTAATCCGGAGAACTATTATATCAGTACAGTTCCGGTGGACCTTAATCCGCTGATTCCCCTGGTTATTTCGGCAGGAATCCTTTTGGTGTCGGCATTCGCTATGATATTCCCGAGCTATCTGATCTCCAAGATATCGCCGGCCAAATCCATTAAATACACATAA
- a CDS encoding PLP-dependent cysteine synthase family protein translates to MKFANNILETIGNTPLVKLNKVLGEDFPALVLAKVETFNPGNSVKDRMAVKMIEDAEKDGRLKPGGTIVEGTSGNTGMGLALAAIVKGYKCIFVTNDKQSKEKCDILRAVGAEVIVCPTDVTPDDPRSYYSVSKSLAEQTENGWYVNQYDNLSNRETHYEQTAPEIWEQTEGKLTHFVAGAGTGGTVTGCGRFFKERNPNIHITGVDTYGSILKEIHETGEIHPENAYAYITEGIGEDILPENYDMSVIDHFEKVTDKDGAVYARKLAKEEGIFCGYSAGSAIAALKQMQDKFTKDDIIVVLLHDHGSRYVGKIYNDDWMKQMGWLD, encoded by the coding sequence ATGAAATTTGCAAATAATATATTAGAAACCATTGGCAATACACCTCTGGTAAAACTCAATAAAGTTTTGGGCGAAGATTTCCCGGCTTTGGTTTTGGCGAAAGTGGAGACCTTTAACCCCGGAAACTCCGTGAAAGACCGTATGGCCGTAAAGATGATTGAGGATGCGGAAAAAGACGGCCGTCTGAAACCCGGCGGAACGATCGTGGAAGGAACTTCCGGAAATACAGGAATGGGACTGGCCCTGGCAGCAATCGTAAAAGGTTATAAATGTATTTTCGTAACTAACGACAAGCAGTCCAAGGAGAAATGTGATATCCTTCGCGCCGTAGGTGCCGAGGTGATTGTTTGCCCTACTGATGTGACGCCGGATGATCCGCGTTCCTACTACTCTGTTTCCAAAAGTCTGGCAGAGCAGACAGAAAATGGCTGGTACGTGAACCAATATGACAACCTTTCCAACCGCGAGACCCATTATGAACAAACAGCACCGGAAATCTGGGAACAGACAGAAGGTAAACTGACGCATTTTGTGGCCGGCGCCGGAACAGGAGGTACCGTTACAGGCTGCGGCAGATTCTTTAAAGAGCGCAATCCCAATATCCACATTACTGGTGTGGATACTTACGGTTCCATACTGAAGGAAATTCACGAAACCGGTGAAATCCATCCGGAAAATGCTTATGCCTATATTACTGAAGGGATTGGTGAAGACATTCTGCCGGAAAACTACGACATGAGCGTCATTGACCATTTTGAAAAGGTGACGGACAAGGACGGTGCCGTCTATGCCAGGAAACTGGCTAAAGAAGAGGGTATTTTCTGCGGCTATTCAGCAGGAAGCGCCATCGCTGCACTGAAGCAGATGCAGGATAAATTCACGAAGGACGATATCATTGTAGTGCTGCTGCACGATCACGGCTCCCGTTATGTAGGCAAGATCTATAACGACGACTGGATGAAACAGATGGGCTGGCTGGATTAA
- a CDS encoding chaperone modulator CbpM, translating to MSQRISREELVTLYNIEINFFDELEESGLLKTETEDEVKYLYYDDLPAFERFVNWHYDLEVNLPGLEVISHLLDQIETLQAEKRNLFYRKGHNFIFGNEEE from the coding sequence ATGAGCCAGAGAATATCACGTGAGGAGCTTGTAACGCTCTACAATATAGAAATCAATTTTTTTGATGAGCTTGAAGAATCCGGACTGTTGAAAACGGAAACTGAAGACGAGGTGAAATACCTGTATTATGACGATTTACCGGCGTTTGAACGCTTTGTAAACTGGCATTATGACCTGGAGGTGAACCTGCCGGGACTGGAAGTCATCAGCCATTTGCTGGACCAGATTGAAACGCTGCAGGCAGAGAAAAGAAACCTTTTCTACCGGAAAGGACACAATTTCATTTTCGGAAATGAAGAAGAATAG